A stretch of the Vigna radiata var. radiata cultivar VC1973A chromosome 7, Vradiata_ver6, whole genome shotgun sequence genome encodes the following:
- the LOC106768501 gene encoding kinesin-like protein KIN-14E codes for MITDVPPSMVQNGRSSRYSFGSSNGNDDTPAHNGAAVVNVDDYDSDSSNFAPPTPSTMSMAVPAELAGAVPLINRFQVDGFLKLMQKQIQSAGKRGFFSKRSVGPQVREKVTFEDMLSFQKDPIPTSLLKLNVDLVSRATKLFQIILKYMGIDSSDRTTPISLDERVELVGKLYKQNLKRPELRDELFVQISKQTRNNPERQYLIKAWELMYLCASSMSPSKDISTYLSEYIHNVANGVSTDSEIQVLALNSLNALKHSVKAGPRHIIPGREEIEALLTGRKLTTIVFFLDETFEEIAYDMSTTVSDAVQELAGLIKLSAYSSFSLFECRKVVTGSKAPDLGNEEYIGLDENKYIGDLLAEFKVAKDRSKGEILHCKLIFKKKLFRESDETVIEPMFVQLSYVQLQHDYILGNYPIGRDDAAQLSALQILAEIGFLSTPESCTDWNSLLERFLPRQISMTRAKREWEYDIISRYCSLENLTKDDARQQFLRILRALPYGNSVFFNVRKIDDPIGLLPGRIILGINKRGIHFFRPVPKEYLHSAELRDIMQFGSSNTAVFFKMRVAGVLHIFQFETKQGEEICVALQTHINDVMLRRYSKARSAAGAGSLNGAIPNNSSKPPNIELYEKHVQDLSKLIEESQKNADQLLEELRVKQRQEEKMQEELDGLKESLKADKQNLDSVTSDRDRLRSLCYEKDKELQAAILDKRNMESRMAKLSNAVIEKTAKKDLADAGNRQVTQKLEDELKVCKYELFAANETIKSLKSEIMILEQNLSALEKRNAGEISSLQWKLEQERKAVKSEANELERKLEGCRQELLAAKATISAKDSELVSMQNNLKELEELREMKEDIDRKNEQTAAILKMQGAQLAEMETLYKEEQVLRKRYFNVIEDMKGKIRVYCRLRPLNEKEIAEKERKVLTAVDEFTVEYPWKDDKPKQNIYDRVFDGVATQESVFEDTKYLVQSAVDGYNVCIFAYGQTGSGKTFTIYGSDNNPGLTPRAIAELFRILRRDNNKYSFSLKAYMVELYQDTLIDLLAPKNGKHLKLDIKKDSTGMVVVENVTIMSISTIEELNNIIQRGSERRHISGTQMNDESSRSHLILSIVIESTNLQSQSVARGKLSFVDLAGSERVKKSGSTGSQLKEAQSINKSLSALADVISALSSGGQHTPYRNHKLTMLMSDSLGGNAKTLMFVNVSPAESNLDETHNSLMYASRVRSIVNDPSKNVSSKEIARLKKLVAYWKQQAGKGPEFEDLEEIQDERPTKENGNGNR; via the exons GTGGAcggatttttaaaattgatgcAGAAGCAAATTCAATCTGCTGGGAAACGtggatttttttctaaaagatctGTAGGTCCTCAAGTTCGAGAAAAAGTTACATTTGAGGACATGTTGAGTTTTCAAAAG GATCCAATTCCAACATCACTGCTCAAGTTAAATGTTGATTTAGTAAGCCGGGCAACAAAATTATtccaaataattttgaaatatatgggAATTGATTCATCTGATCGAACAACTCCTATAAGCTTAGATGAACGGGTTGAGCTTGTAGGGAAACTGTACAAGCAAAATTTGAAACGACCAGAACTTCGAGATGAACTTTTTGTTCAGATATCAAAGCAGACAAGAAATAACCCTGAGAG GCAATACTTGATTAAAGCATGGGAGCTGATGTATTTATGTGCATCCTCAATGTCTCCTAGTAAAGACATTAGCACTTACCTATCAGAATACATTCATAACGTAGCAAATGGTGTGTCTACTGATTCTGAGATCCAAGTCCTTGcattaaattcattaaatgCTTTGAAGCATTCTGTCAAGGCTGGTCCCAGACACATAATTCCTGGGCGTGAGGAGATTGAAGCTCTGTTGACCGGGAGAAAGCTTACAACAATAGTGTTCTTTCTAGATGAAACATTTGAAGAAATTGCATATGACATGTCAACCACAGTTTCTGATGCTGTTCAG GAACTTGCAGGGCTCATTAAACTATCAGCATACTCCAGCTTTAGTCTATTTGAATGTCGTAAAGTTGTTACTGGCTCCAAAGCACCTGATCTTGGGAATG AGGAGTACATTGGGTTAGATGAAAACAAATACATTGGGGATCTGCTGGCAGAATTCAAAGTTGCAAAGGATCGAAGTAAAGGAGAAATCTTGCACTGTAAATTGATATTCAAGAAAAAGTTATTTCGGGAGTCAGATGAAACTGTGATAGAACCAATGTTTGTGCAATTGTCTTACGTACAA TTGCAACATGATTATATTTTGGGCAATTACCCTATTGGAAGAGATGATGCCGCTCAGCTTTCTGCTCTACAAATCTTGGCTGAGATTGGTTTCCTTAGCACACCAGAATCATGCAC TGACTGGAATTCACTTCTGGAACGTTTCCTGCCAAGACAAATTTCAATGACCCGAGCAAAACGGGAATGGGAGTATGACATTATTTCTCGTTATTGTTCATTG GAAAATCTGACAAAAGATGATGCGCGGCAACAATTTCTGCGTATATTGAGAGCACTTCCTTATGGAAATTCTGTTTTCTTCAATGTTCGCAAGATTGATGACCCTATTGGACTCTTACCTGGTCGAATAATTTTGGGAATTAATAAAAGAGGG ATTCATTTTTTTCGCCCAGTTCCTAAGGAATATTTACACTCAGCTGAGTTGAGAGACATAATGCAATTTGGGAGCAGCAATACTGCGGTCTTTTTTAAAATGAGAGTTGCAGGAGTTCTCCACATATTCCAGTTTGAAACCAAGCAG GGAGAGGAAATTTGTGTTGCTCTTCAGACTCATATAAATGATGTAATGCTGCGCCGCTATTCGAAAGCACGATCTGCTGCCGGTGCTGGTTCTTTGAATGGAGCTATTCCTAATAATTCTTctaaacctccaaatatagaaTTATATGAGAAGCATGTTCAAGACTTGTCAAAACTAATTGAAGAATCTCAGAAAAATGCTGATCAA TTGCTTGAAGAATTACGTGTGAAGCAAAGACAAGAAgagaaaatgcaagaagaattGGACGGCTTGAAAGAATCCTTAAAAGCTGATAAGCAAAATCTAGATTCTGTTACAAGTGACCGTGATAGACTTAGATCATTATGCTATGAAAAAGATAAGGAACTACAG GCTGCTATTCTAGACAAAAGGAATATGGAATCCAGGATGGCCAAGTTAAGTAATGCGGTGATAGAGAAAACTGCCAAAAAGGATCTTGCTGATGCTGGAAATAGACAA GTGACTCAAAAGCTTGAAGATGAGCTAAAAGTTTGTAAATATGAGCTGTTTGCAGCCAATGAAACTATCAAAAGCTTGAAAAGTGAAATAATGATTTTGGAACAGAATTTATCTGCGCTTGAAAAGAGGAATGCTGGAGAG ATTAGTTCCCTTCAATGGAAACTTGAGCAAGAACGCAAAGCTGTTAAGTCTGAAGCGAACGAGCTTGAAAGAAAGCTAGAAGGGTGTAGGCAAGAATTATTGGCCGCTAAGGCAACTATTTCAGCCAAGGACTCTGAGTTGGTTTCAATGCAAAATAATTTGAAGGAACTAGAAGAattgagagaaatgaaagag GATATTGATAGAAAGAATGAACAGACAGCTGCCATACTGAAAATGCAAGGGGCGCAACTAGCTGAAATGGAAACACTTTATAAGGAAGAACAAGTTTTAAGGAAGCGCTATTTTAATGTGATAGAAG ACATGAAAGGCAAGATTAGAGTTTACTGTCGACTAAGGCCTCTCAATGAAAAAGAGATAgctgagaaagaaagaaaagttctCACTGCAGTAGATGAGTTTACAGTGGAATATCCATGGAAAGATGACAAGCCAAAGCAGAACATATATGATCGTGTTTTTGATGGTGTTGCAACTCAAGAAAGTGTATTTGAGGATACAAAG TATTTGGTGCAGTCTGCTGTAGATGGTTATAATGTTTGCATATTTGCTTATGGTCAAACCGGCTCTGGAAAGACATTTACAATCTATGGATCAGACAACAACCCTGGGCTTACCCCTCGGGCAATTGCAGaactttttagaattttaagaAGAGATAATAACAAGTACTCTTTTTCCTTGAAG GCATACATGGTGGAATTGTATCAAGATACCCTAATAGATCTTTTGGCACCAAAGAAtggaaaacatttaaaattggATATCAAGAAGGATTCAACG GGAATGGTAGTTGTGGAAAATGTGACAATTATGTCAATTTCTACAATTGAAGAACtgaacaatataattcaaaGAGGATCTGAGCGGCGACATATATCAGGAACCCAAATGAATGATGAAAGTTCAAGATCTCATCTCATTCTATCAATTGTAATTGAAAGTACCAACCTTCAAAGCCAGTCGGTTGCAAGGGGAAAg CTGAGTTTTGTGGATCTTGCTGGTTCAGAACGAGTGAAAAAGTCAGGTTCTACGGGGAGTCAGCTGAAGGAAGCTCAAAGCATTAACAAGTCATTATCAGCACTTGCAGATGTTATCAGTGCTTTGTCTTCTGGTGGTCAGCACACACCATACAGGAATCACAAGTTAACCATGTTGATGAGTGATTCACTCGGTGGTAATGCCAAAACTCTGATGTTTGTGAATGTTTCTCCAGCAGAATCAAATTTGGATGAGACACATAACTCTCTCAT GTATGCATCCCGAGTAAGATCCATTGTGAATGACCCCAGCAAGAATGTTTCTTCAAAGGAGATAGCAAGGCTGAAGAAGTTGGTTGCATATTGGAAACAGCAAGCTGGTAAAGGACCTGAGTTTGAAGACTTAGAAGAAATTCAAGATGAAAGGCCAACTAAAGAGAATGGTAATGGCAATAGGTAA